In a genomic window of beta proteobacterium MWH-UniP1:
- the clpS gene encoding ATP-dependent Clp protease adapter ClpS, with translation MKVRFSGPFRAGPTKRDDPNQGPDRGSTALLERQEAKTKPPPLYQVLLLNDDYTPMEFVVVVLQQFFSMDLEKATQVMLKVHREGRGVCGVYTRDIAATKVELVSSFARMHQHPLQCVMEEA, from the coding sequence ATGAAAGTTAGATTTTCTGGCCCTTTTCGGGCCGGCCCAACAAAAAGGGACGACCCAAATCAGGGGCCGGACCGGGGCTCGACCGCCCTTTTGGAGCGCCAAGAGGCCAAGACCAAGCCGCCTCCGCTCTACCAGGTGTTGTTATTGAACGACGACTACACCCCGATGGAATTTGTGGTCGTTGTCCTGCAACAATTCTTTTCAATGGATTTAGAGAAAGCGACTCAGGTCATGCTCAAGGTGCATCGAGAGGGCCGCGGGGTGTGTGGTGTTTACACGCGAGACATTGCGGCCACCAAGGTGGAGTTGGTTAGTAGTTTCGCCCGGATGCATCAGCATCCATTGCAGTGTGTCATGGAGGAAGCATGA
- a CDS encoding cold-shock protein — MSTGTVKWFNDAKGFGFITPDEGGEDVFAHFSAITTSGFRSLKEGQKVQFDIVQGPKGKQASNITPLG; from the coding sequence ATGTCTACGGGTACAGTTAAGTGGTTTAACGACGCAAAAGGTTTTGGTTTCATCACTCCCGATGAGGGTGGTGAGGACGTGTTCGCGCACTTCTCAGCAATCACAACGAGCGGCTTTCGTTCGTTGAAAGAAGGCCAAAAAGTTCAGTTCGATATCGTGCAAGGCCCCAAAGGCAAGCAAGCATCGAACATTACACCACTGGGTTAA